The genomic stretch CCACCCTAATCCCGCGAACTGAATAATCAAAGAGGCTGGCCACATCCATTTGTTCATTTTTGGCGGCGATTTTAACCCACCAATAGGTCCTTCATCTTTATCCCACCAAGAGTTGTAGGCTGTAGCGCCTCCGAAAAGCAGTACATGTACATTTAAGAACTGAAGCCAAAACTGCCGCCAGTTGATATCTTCAACAAATAACGCAGCCAGTAAATACCCTCCGGAAAGGATAAAAAACTGGTAGTGCAAACGAAGATGTATAATGAATTTCAGTAACTGTTTCAAAATTACTACACCTGATTGTTCAACATTAAAGAGCGCCTCTTCACGCCCAATCTAAACTTTAAATTTAAACTTTGAATTTTTAATTCCTGAATAATCATTCCTTATCTTTGTGTCATGTTATTAGAAAGAGAACAAACTGAGACAGAAAATCTTGTGGCTGAGCACGAATGGCTTCATGAAAAACAGAATCATGAGGAGCGTGTAGATGCCTTGCTGAATGACTACCTGGAAGCACGATCACGCCAGGAGAAGAATCCAGTCATGGATTTCATGTTTGAGTATTATGCATTCCGCCCATCTGGTTTAAGAAGATGGTCTCCGGGAATGGGCCTGGCATTGTCCTTTTCTGATTTTGATCAACTTCCCGAAATAAGTGAACTCACCATTCAGGAGGATATCGCATTTGTTGATCCTGCTTTGTTTCCTGAGAAGCGGATATCTTCGTTAAAATGGATGCTGAAGATGCTGGAGAATACACAATCCAGCCGGCCCTCTTTTGGGTGTTTTGGAATGCACGAATGGGCCATGGTTTATAAAACGGATAACCCACGCCATCAGCAGGTTCCTATGCGAATGGAACGGGATGAACTAGCAGAATTTGTGGAATCAAGACCGCTTTTGTGTACTCATTTTGATGCTTTCCGTTTTTTTACCAAACCTGCCAGGCCCATGAATCGGTTTGAATTATCCCGGGAAAAATTTCACGAAATGGAGCAACCCGGCTGTATCCATTCCAATATGGATTTATACAAATGGGCGTTTAAAATGTATCCGTGGATTCCCAGCTCTTTAATTCTGGATGCTTTTGAATTGGCCGTCGAAGCACGCTACATTGATATGCAGGCCAGTCCCTATGATCTAAGAGCGCAGGGATTGGAACCCATCAAAATTGAGACCGAAGCAGGACGGAAAGAATACAAGCAGAAGCAGGAAATGATTTTCCAAAAAGGCCTGCCTATTCGCGAGCAAATTATTGAAAATATGAGGGGTATTTTAGAGAGAGTTGAGAGTTGATAGGGTGATTGGAGTTATATTTTCTATTTAGTCCTTATCTAAAACAGGGGCAAATTTAAGAGTCATTATGCATCACTGTATCAACTCTCAACGCTCAACGCTCAACTCTCAATCCTTACTGATGCCGGTAATATACTTTTGCAACTACTTTCCAGCCGCTTTCGAACTTCAACAACGAAAGATAATCAGTAAACACATGCTTACCCTCATGGTGTAGTTCTAGTTCAACAGAAGCTGCATTTCCGGTAACACTTATGCTAGTAAACTTGGATTCCCAGACATTCTTTTCAGGATCAAAATCGGGACTTTCTTTTCGGTTCTTAGTGCTTTCAATCCAGTTTGAGATGGGATACCTGCCAATTTCTTCTCCATTCACAGAAAAGATCGCAAAGTCTTTATGAAAGGCTTCAGCCATCGCTTCCGGATTCAATTCATTAAAAGCTCCATGAACGTAGCCATTCATAATTACTTTTTTAACGGCTTCTTCTTCCTTTGGAATGTACTCGGTGGCATTCATTCCCACGAGTAGAAAGACAAATACAAAAACAGAACTTAATAGTACAGATCGCTTCATAATGTAATCGGTTTGGTGAGTATTGATACTGACTTATCACGTTAATGAATTTAATTAGTTACAAGATGGCGTTGAAAGTTGTGAGTTGATATAGTGCGCTCACTAACTGAATAATTTCTTTAGAGCCTGATTCACTTTTCTGACTTCTTCATCGCCAATTTCAAAATAGAATGTAGCACGAATAGTTTTGGGACCAAACGGAATCATCACAATGCCTTCATTTTCCAATTTCTTTAAAGCAGAAGCAGCATCTGCCTCCAACACATCAAAAATCAGGATATTGGTTTGTAGGCTATCCATATCTACTGAAAGCTTACTGCATTCGGAAATTACTTCAGCTACTTCCCGGGCTCTGCGGTGATCTTCTTTTAACAAATCCCAATGATAATCTACCGCATATTCGGCCGCCGCCGCAAGCAGGCCAACCTGTCGCATCCCCCCGCCCCACATTTTGCGGTACCGGCGCGCTTTGGCAATATTCTCTTTTGAAGAAAGCAACATAGAGCCGACCGGAGCTCCCAGCCCTTTGGAGAAACAAATTGAAATAGTATCAGCGATCTTTCCGAAATACTCAGATTCTATACCGGTGGCTGTCATAGCATTCCAGATACGAGCTCCGTCCAGGTGAACCATCAGGTTATGATCATCAGCAAACTCTTTGATCTCGCTCAATTCTTCTTTTGAATAGCACACACCTCCGCCTTTATTCGTCGTATTTTCGATGCATACTACTTTGGTTTTGGGCTCCCAATCAAAATTTCCACGGACATTATTTTCCAAAACACCGCGATTTAATTTCCCTTTGCTTCCCTGTAAAGTCTTTACCTGAACACCGGAAAGTGCCGGTGTTGCCGACGTCTCATAATTGAAAATGTGTCCCTTTTCATCAATCAGGATTTCATCTCCGGGTTCGGTTAATACCTTAATGCTCAACTGGTTACTCATGGTTCCGCTTGGCACAAACAGCCCGGCTTCCATCCCAAACATTGCCGCCATTTTATCCTGAAATTTATTCACGGTCGGGTCAGACTCAAATACATCATCCCCTACTTCAGCCGATATCATGGCCTTTAGCATTTCAGAAGTTGGACGGGTTACAGTATCGCTTCGTAAATCAATCATACTTTCATTTTGCTTTTTCATTTTCAAGGAATATAATCAATACCTGATGCGAACATAAGTCACGCTTTCTCAGCACATGAAAAAATGTTTAAAAGTTTACCACGCTCTTTTGGGGTATTCTGTCTTTCCGGAGGTTTGTTGTATTGAAGATTGAGGCCAAATACGATGTAATTATAGCAGGTGGTGGATTGTCGGGACTAAGCCTGGCCTGGTACTTAGCCAAAGGTGGTTACAAGGGTGAGGTACTTGTAGCAGATTCAACCTTTGCCCCAACCAACGACAAAACCTGGTGTTTCTGGACCAATAAAGAGCCTCCTTTTCGGGACATCGTTTATAAAAGATGGAAAAAGACCTGGGTTTCAGTTCTGGACTACAGCACATTCCGCTATTTGAATGAGTACAGCTATTACTGTATTCGAAGCGGAGATTTCAGGGAATATGTGCTTCGTGAACTGAAGAAGTATAAAAACTTTGACCTGTTGGAAGACAACATCCTCGACTTTTCATCCAGCAATACCAAGGCTGTGATGCTCACCAAAGGGGGCGACAGCTATATTGCCAATCACATTTTCCAAAGTGTGATGAAGCCAAAAAACCTGGACAGGTCTCAAATTAAATATCCTCTCATTCAACATTTTTTGGGATGGGAGATAAAAGCTATTGAACCTGCTTTTGATCCAGAGACATTCACCATCATGGATTTTGACAGCGAGTTCTCGCCGGGAGTTGGGTTTATGTATGTGCTTCCCTTCACCCCGGAAAAAGCACTGCTGGAATTCACCGTATTTTCAGGGGAGCCTATGGAGAAGAAAAAATATAAAAAGAAAATCAGGCATTACCTGTTGCATGAACTTGGGCTTGACAAGGATCACTATGAAATTGAACGAAAGGAATATGGGGAGATCCCAATGGAGGACCGGCCTCACATTCCTTTTTATGATAAAAACATATTCAACTTAGGAGCTGTGGGTGGGCAGACCAAGCCCAGTACCGGTTACACCTTCACGCGTATACAAGACTACACCCAGAAGCTTGCCCAGAATCTCATTCAGGGATTTGATCCACTTCCGCCTCAGCAATCGAAATTTAAGTACCGGTATTATGACCTGCTTTTGCTGCATATCTTAACCAATTCGACGGAAGACAGCCTCCGGGTATTCCGGTCACTCTTCAAAAAAAATAACTTTGACGAGCTTTTCAGGTTTCTTGGGGAAGAGACCAGTTTTAAACAAGACTTAAAGATCATGTCATCTGTGCCCTACATCCCTTTCTTCAAGGCGATATGGAAGAACTTATGAAACGATAATAGCTGCATATCCATTTTATGAAGTGAATTTTCAAAAAAGGAACAATGTATTATGGAAACTGAGAAGCTCCAAGATTATACAACCGACCTTTATGCACTTCTTAAACACACTCAGAAAGTTGTAAAAACGCAAAAGAGTTCAAATAAAGTAAGTCATTCAAAAGCTGTTGATTTACTCCACGATATTGATGTGGCATTATCCGAACAGCTGACCGATTTTGATGCAATGGAAGATCTGCTGAATGACGATACCGCTTCAACCATCAAAGAAAAAATGGCTACGGTCTCTGGTTCATTGGCTGGTTTAATGAATACACAGCGCGAAGATCCTGTTTCAAAAATGTTGCGTGATGATTACACCGCGTTGAGCATGATTGCATCAGGCTATACCATGTTACATACCGTAGCATTAGGAGCTGGTGAAGACAACCTGGCTGAATTTACCAAATCCAGCCTGACAACCATCGCTGCTCTGATTACAGAAACAAGCCGTGTAATGCCCCATATTGTTGCAAGTGAACTTGATGTGGAACAAATAGCGGAAGCGGCAGAGACTAATACACAGGAATGCTGGAATCCAGAGACTATGATGGCTGAAGCCTGATATTAATTTTGATTTACTCGTGCTACAGAGCCCGGTTAGCGCCGGGCTTTTCTATTCTGTAAACAGGTATTGAGAAAGCATTGTTAGCGCAGCGGTCTCAGCTCTCAGTCTGTTCTTTCCAAGGGAAATCATATGTGCTCCTTTATCTTTCGCCAGCTCTATTTCCCTATCCGAGAAACCTCCTTCTGGTCCTACCAGCAATAAATTCTTTTCGTGCTTCAGAGGTTCAGGCCTTTGGACTTCCGCCTCAACATGGGCCATCACCGAATGATACCCTTGATACTGCTTGAATACATCATCCAGTGAGCTTAAATACTTTACTTCGGGCAGCCATCTTCTTTTACTCTGTTTAAATGCACTTATAACAATCGATTGCAGGCGATCTTCATTTATTTTTGAACGCTCTGAATGATCAGCATTAAACACACAAATTTCCCAGGCTCCCAACTCTACAGCTTTCTCAACAGCAAATTCCAGCCGATCTCGTTTTTTTATAGCTCCAAACACCATCACTTTTTTTGTCTTCGGTTCCGGCTCTTGATCGGTTTCCAGGATATCAGCAAATACCGATTTTTTTGATATAGATGAGACCTTCGTTTTATATAAACTTCCCTTCCCATCAGAGGCGTACAATTCGTCACCTACATTAAAACGCAATACTTTGGATGCATGAGCCGCTTCCTGATCAACCAGTTCCAGATGATTTCCGATAATATGTTCAGGATGTGTAAAAAAGATATTATCCATAAACCAGCTATTAAATTAAGCTATTCGGTATTCGATTTTCTCTTGTAATAAACTCCGGGCTCAAATTCAGTTTCGCCGGTTTCAAACATTAGTTCTATGTAGGGAATGCAGAGTCCGCACCCGCAGCTGCAAAAATCCTCTGCCTGAAGTTCTCCTACAGATGTAATGTCTTTCTCTTTAGCAAAGGCTTTTACTTCTTTGAAGCTCCGGCTGTGACAAATACATCTGTTGACCAAGTATCGACTCATGGTTGCTTGAAATGCTTTCCGAGCTTTAAGTCCTGTCCCTGGTAATTGCTATCAATTTCTTCACCGTATACAAAGTCAGGTTTTTCGGCATTCGGCTCAAACTGCATGCTAAACATCGTCTGTCCATCTTCGATCATAAAGGGAACATCGTGCGAACGTACTTCAAGTACGGCCCGGGCCCCCTGATCTTCCACCGATCCCCCAAAACCACTATCGAAGAAGCCCGCGTAATGCGTACGAAGTTCACCTGACCCGGTGTCGTAAGCCATCATTTCACAAGCAAGGTGGGCAGGAACCCTGATTCGTTCTTTGGATGCAAAAATATAGAAAGCCTCCGGCTCCAGAATAAGCTGATCGTTTTGCTGAGCATAGATTGGTTCCCAAAATTCTTCAACGGCATAATGATCTATATTCTCCAAATCGATATAATTATTATGCTTCTTGGCTTTATAGCCAATAATGTCACCCTTCTTTCCTTTCAGGTCCACACTCATGAAGAGTCCCTGTTTTACCTTGATCTTCTCCATAGAAACAGGCTTTCTTTTCTCATTAAAAAGAAGCGGATCAGCAGCATGTATCCTGAGCAGGTCCTGATCCGGGAGTACCTCAAAACCATGGCGAACACGGAGCTGATTTAACCGCTGTCCGGTTTTCACTTTTATGGAGAATGATTTAGGAACAACCTCAAGGTACATTTTACCGCGGTACCCGGGAGTGATTTCTTCAAAACGATGGGAATAATCAGTAATGACTCTGGTGAATACATCCAGTCGACCCGTAGAACTTTTCGGATTTGCCTTAGCGGAAAGATTTTCAACAGTTCCTAATTTCACCTCACTCTCTTCCTGGTTCCCATTAAAAAGTCCCTTTTGAATCGTATTATTTGATTCCGGAAGCTTGAGCTCTTCCAGCAGGGGAATGATGTATACACAATTTTGCTCCAGCACGGCCCCGCCTGTAATCGGCACTTCATACATTTTCAGCTTTTCCACTTTCTCTTCTACCGTATCATTTTCTGGCAGGAAACTACAACGAACACGATATGCAACTTCTCCAAGACGTAAATCAATAGAATTGGGCTGAAACTGATCGTCCTGAATCGGATGGCTTGGATCAGAGGTTATAATACCAAGAGCATGAAGCAACTTGAGTTTTTGAACCGGTAAAATTCCTTTTGTGCGAAGCTGAACTTCTTTCAGAGTCTCGGGCATATTCAAATAGCGTGCTTATTTTCGACTGAAGATAACGACCACGTTCCAATATTCAATATTGAATATTGAATAGTGATTATTCATTTTTGATTCAATATTCACGTCATTTTATAAGACTCATCTTTCTGATAGAAACCTGATTACCAGCTTTAAGCCTATAATAATACACTCCGCTTGCTAATTCACCGGCATTCCATGATACCAGATAGGCGCCTGCTAACTTCCTTCCATCCACTAACTTTTCAACTTGCTGCCCCATAACGTTATATATAGTCAGCGAAACATCGGCTGCTTGTTTTAATGTGTATTTTATAGTTGTGACTGGATTAAATGGATTTGGATAATTTTGCTCCAAACTGAATCGGTCAGCTTTCCCGTCATCTTCATTATTCACCATCTCGGAATGGGTTAAACGGATACCAAGCCGCGGCATTAATTCTGTATTAACTGATTTAAACACCGGTTTTTTGAGTTCACTTACATGCTGTTTTTTCTGACGAGCTTCAATTTGAAATGAATAGGAATCTCCTTCTTCCATATGTATGGTTTCGCCGGTTTCGTAATCCGTAATTATGAAAGACCAGCTTTCGGGAATATTATGGAAATCAGGCCAGCTGAGTATATACGTTCCGCTTATACCTGCATCAAAGATAGCAAGTTCATACTTTTGATTCTCAATGGGATTCTCGGCCCTTGCATCCTGTACCAGCAATTCAGTTTTTGAATTATCATTTGTATGCAAGAAGCCCAGATATGGAGTTCCATCGAAGGGATACATTTTACTTCCATCATAAGCATCGAGTTGTTCTGAGGAATGCGGGCTAAAGAAAAGTTTATTTGATATGTCTTTCTGACCCGTTGGTGCTTCCAGATGCAATTCAATGAGCCTGTAAGCATCATTTTTCTGTTTTGAAAAATAGTATACTTCTGCTTCATCAGAAGTTTGTGCAGACATCGGAATAGTCAATCTGGTTGTTTCATTGTCATCTCTTTCAATAAAAAAACCAGACCAGGTACTAACTACGGCCCCGGTTCCAAAATTAACTGTGTTCAATCCATTTGAATCATAAAAATAAAGCGGACTCTTCAATCCCCCGTTAATCCCACCGCTGCCATTTCCCTGAATATCATCAAGGGTTATGTTGCTCAAAAAAGGATTCCCAATGAGCGTAAATTTTTCTGAGATATCAATATTAACATCTGATGCAGGTTCCTGGCCTGAGGCATCCAGTTTTAAAGGAAGTTCGGTGCTGCCATTCAGATTATTATCAAAAAAGTAGGCCAGAAACCCCAAACCATCTCCCCAGGATGAATAAATATCATCCGGTGACAGATACCCGTTTCCTGCCGAACCATCTGATGCCGGATTAATGTATATGTTTGGATCTGCTGTTGCATTGTTTCCACCCGCGATACCCTGAACCGCCATATCGTCTGCGATTTCTGTTACAGAAGCATTTGTTACCGGAAAAGAGAGCACTCTCCATCCTGCTTCACCCGAAATTTCTACTTGTGAGGCAATGGGTTCAATTTTGATCTTAAAATTTCGGCTGGTTGTAAACGTATAGGTCGAATCCTCTGCCATGGCTATGATTGAATCTTCATCCTCATCAATGAAATCCAGCTTCCACAAATTTGAAATGTTTTTAAAATCAGTCCAGCTAATCGTCAGTTCCCCAAAAAAATCGGCATGTTCCACTTCAAGACTATAAACCTGAACAGTATCAGGGAATAAATGGCGGGCATCCTGAACTAATTGTACTTCTCCAGCCCCAAAATTTTGCACAAAATACATATAGGGATTTCCAGGAGTGATTGAAGCCAGTTTTGAGCCATCGTATCCATCCTGATCTTCAGTTCCATTGTCATGGAAATACAACTTGTTGCTATAATCCTTTGTGCCGTTATCAGCATCCAGTTGAAAAGAGATTTCTCTAAAGCTGAACTCAGCTTCCGGATCAGATACCGGAGATGCAAGCGTGTCAAAATAGGCCCTGCGGATGAGTGTGGTATCATGAATAAAGGGATTTTTGTTTCCCTGGATACTTTCGATTCTCAAACTTCGGGCTACTTCATCTGCATTAACAGGATCCTGGGCATGCCATTCGTAAAGCGTCTCTTTCATATCCGAGAAAAATGCATCATTGGTGCCTTCAGAAACTACATCAGAATTATCTTGGTAAAGAGTCCAAAAATAGAAAATGGCACGGGCAATATTTCCTTTAAAATCTTCCCTTGGCTCAAACGCTGTAGTTGTAGCTTCACTGTATAAATTAATATTGGAAACGGGAATACTGGACGATTGTGTCCCATTATAGAGCCAGGTATCCGTTTCCGCATCCGAAATCTCCGCAAACTTAAGGCTGCCCCGAATTGAATTAACGGTCTGCCAAGTTGGGAAAAGATGATGAATATCACTGACCATCGGTGAGGCCGAATCAAAAAAGCCCTGAGGCCATACATGCTCGGTGTTGAATTCCGAACCGGATGAACCGGGAGTTCTGGAGCCATCTGCCGTTACCTCAAGCCCGGTATATACACAATAGATTTTCCCACTTGAAGTCACATCCAGCGAGATAAACATAGAATCTCTGGCAGTGTTGTAGCTTTTGATGGTGGTGGGATAGTAATCCTCTTTTATTGATGAAATAAGTTCTGAACCATACTCATCTGGAAGTATATCTTCAGTTTGTGCTTTAAGAAGTGAATGAAATCCACAAAAAAACAGGGTGATAAATAGGAGATTAAATTTTTTGCTGATCAAAAAGACACCTGAATCAAATTAAAAAATGGTACCTGAGTTTATTAATCAGGTACCATTCAGTGAACAATAACTTATCAATGCTGTTATAAATCAATGTCATTCATTTCAGCATCTTTTGCTTTTTTCCGATCCCGTAACTTTTTGATGGCATATCCTCCGCCAGCCGCTGCAAGCAAGCTTAATCCCCCATCAATAGGAGCCTGAGATGGAGCCGATGGCAAGCCCGGCTGAGCCACTGCAATTGTTGAAAGTAACAGGATGAACGCGAGTGCAATAATAATATAAATCAGTGTTTTCATAGTCTTTATTTTTTAAAAAGCTATCAGCTTTCAGATCTAAATTTCTTATTTAATTAATGTCATTTGTCGGGTCAATACCTGATTGCCAGCCTGCAAGCGGTAGTAATAAATACCACTGGCATTATTAGCTGCATTCCAGTTTACACGGTATGTACCTGCCGACTTATTTTCACCAACAAGCGTTGCTACTTTTTGTCCCATCAAATTATAGATGGTCAATGACACCAGCCCGGCCTCAGTCACACTGTACTGAATTTGTGTAGTCGGATTAAATGGATTTGGATAATTCTGTTCCAGAGCAAAGCTTTCCGGAGTGGCATCGGGCTCATTGCCCGTCGTTGTGTTAGTTGAAAGTGCAATGCCAAACCTTGGTGTTGCTTGCTCAGCTGAAGCTTCCACAGCAGCGGGATTCAGAACACTGGTTGCCCGTACTTTCTGTACTGCATCCACATCAAATTCATAGGTACTACCCGGAATCATATTTTTAGTATTTCCGGTTTCAAAGTCCGTTAGCGTAAATGACCAGTCATCGGGGATATTGGTCATCTCTGGCCAGCTTAGTGTATACGTGCCACTAACTCCTGCATCACTTAAAACAAGTTCATAGGTTTGTTCTGTTTCCGGATTTAGTGACCGAGCATCCTGTACCAATAATTCATTGCCTTTACCGAAATCGTTTACGAATGAGATAAATGGTGATCCGTTTAGAGGTGTAAGTTTACCTCCATCAAAACCATCACGACCTTCTGCAGACTGATCAGAAAAATATAATTTCCCGGATCGGTCAACCTGATTATTCGGCGCTTCCAATAACAATTCAATTTCTCTGAACTCTTGTGGCTTTTCTTTAGAGAAATAAGAAGCCGTGGCGGCATCTGAAGTTTTACCAGCCTCAGGGAAAGTTAACTGAGTAGTAGAACTGCTGTTTCTCTGAATAAAGAATCCCTGCCAAGTGCTTATCACTTCTCCGTTAGCAGAGCCGAAGTTTTCAGTTATCCAGCTTCCACTGCCATCAGTAGCCACTCCGTCATCCCAGAAACTCGCCGGACTTATCAGTCCATCATTTACACCCTGACCTGAATCATTTCCTGTTAGCTGATCAAGTGCAAAGTTACTGGCAAATGGGTTTCCAACCAATGTCCAGGTATCAGAAAGGGTAACATCCACATCTCCGGAAGGCTCGGTTCCGGAAGCATCCAAAGTGATAGGCAGTTCTGAACTTCCATTTGAACTATTGTCGAAGAAGTACATAATGAAACCCAATCCGTCGCCCCAGGGTGTCGTAACATTTGTTGGGGTAGTATATCCATTCTGGGCAGTACCATCGGATGCGGTATTGATGTAAAAGTTAGCATCATCGCCAGTGTCAGCTCCTCCTGTAATTCCCTGAACGGCAGCATCGTCAGAGACATCTGCTACGGTTCCGTCTTCAATAGGCAGAGAAAGCATGCGCCACCCGGCGTTGCCTGAGATTTCGATGCTGCCATCCAACTCCCCGGGAGTGGCTTCTGATCTTTCACCTTCCACAAAAGCCTGGCTGCCTAATGGAAATTGAAAATGTCGGGTTCCATCTCCAACCGAAATAGTTGTT from Gracilimonas sp. encodes the following:
- a CDS encoding 3-methyladenine DNA glycosylase, yielding MLLEREQTETENLVAEHEWLHEKQNHEERVDALLNDYLEARSRQEKNPVMDFMFEYYAFRPSGLRRWSPGMGLALSFSDFDQLPEISELTIQEDIAFVDPALFPEKRISSLKWMLKMLENTQSSRPSFGCFGMHEWAMVYKTDNPRHQQVPMRMERDELAEFVESRPLLCTHFDAFRFFTKPARPMNRFELSREKFHEMEQPGCIHSNMDLYKWAFKMYPWIPSSLILDAFELAVEARYIDMQASPYDLRAQGLEPIKIETEAGRKEYKQKQEMIFQKGLPIREQIIENMRGILERVES
- a CDS encoding nuclear transport factor 2 family protein, translated to MKRSVLLSSVFVFVFLLVGMNATEYIPKEEEAVKKVIMNGYVHGAFNELNPEAMAEAFHKDFAIFSVNGEEIGRYPISNWIESTKNRKESPDFDPEKNVWESKFTSISVTGNAASVELELHHEGKHVFTDYLSLLKFESGWKVVAKVYYRHQ
- a CDS encoding GntG family PLP-dependent aldolase, with the translated sequence MKKQNESMIDLRSDTVTRPTSEMLKAMISAEVGDDVFESDPTVNKFQDKMAAMFGMEAGLFVPSGTMSNQLSIKVLTEPGDEILIDEKGHIFNYETSATPALSGVQVKTLQGSKGKLNRGVLENNVRGNFDWEPKTKVVCIENTTNKGGGVCYSKEELSEIKEFADDHNLMVHLDGARIWNAMTATGIESEYFGKIADTISICFSKGLGAPVGSMLLSSKENIAKARRYRKMWGGGMRQVGLLAAAAEYAVDYHWDLLKEDHRRAREVAEVISECSKLSVDMDSLQTNILIFDVLEADAASALKKLENEGIVMIPFGPKTIRATFYFEIGDEEVRKVNQALKKLFS
- a CDS encoding lycopene cyclase family protein, giving the protein MKIEAKYDVIIAGGGLSGLSLAWYLAKGGYKGEVLVADSTFAPTNDKTWCFWTNKEPPFRDIVYKRWKKTWVSVLDYSTFRYLNEYSYYCIRSGDFREYVLRELKKYKNFDLLEDNILDFSSSNTKAVMLTKGGDSYIANHIFQSVMKPKNLDRSQIKYPLIQHFLGWEIKAIEPAFDPETFTIMDFDSEFSPGVGFMYVLPFTPEKALLEFTVFSGEPMEKKKYKKKIRHYLLHELGLDKDHYEIERKEYGEIPMEDRPHIPFYDKNIFNLGAVGGQTKPSTGYTFTRIQDYTQKLAQNLIQGFDPLPPQQSKFKYRYYDLLLLHILTNSTEDSLRVFRSLFKKNNFDELFRFLGEETSFKQDLKIMSSVPYIPFFKAIWKNL
- a CDS encoding RsmE family RNA methyltransferase, translated to MDNIFFTHPEHIIGNHLELVDQEAAHASKVLRFNVGDELYASDGKGSLYKTKVSSISKKSVFADILETDQEPEPKTKKVMVFGAIKKRDRLEFAVEKAVELGAWEICVFNADHSERSKINEDRLQSIVISAFKQSKRRWLPEVKYLSSLDDVFKQYQGYHSVMAHVEAEVQRPEPLKHEKNLLLVGPEGGFSDREIELAKDKGAHMISLGKNRLRAETAALTMLSQYLFTE
- a CDS encoding 2'-deoxycytidine 5'-triphosphate deaminase, with amino-acid sequence MPETLKEVQLRTKGILPVQKLKLLHALGIITSDPSHPIQDDQFQPNSIDLRLGEVAYRVRCSFLPENDTVEEKVEKLKMYEVPITGGAVLEQNCVYIIPLLEELKLPESNNTIQKGLFNGNQEESEVKLGTVENLSAKANPKSSTGRLDVFTRVITDYSHRFEEITPGYRGKMYLEVVPKSFSIKVKTGQRLNQLRVRHGFEVLPDQDLLRIHAADPLLFNEKRKPVSMEKIKVKQGLFMSVDLKGKKGDIIGYKAKKHNNYIDLENIDHYAVEEFWEPIYAQQNDQLILEPEAFYIFASKERIRVPAHLACEMMAYDTGSGELRTHYAGFFDSGFGGSVEDQGARAVLEVRSHDVPFMIEDGQTMFSMQFEPNAEKPDFVYGEEIDSNYQGQDLKLGKHFKQP
- a CDS encoding endonuclease translates to MISKKFNLLFITLFFCGFHSLLKAQTEDILPDEYGSELISSIKEDYYPTTIKSYNTARDSMFISLDVTSSGKIYCVYTGLEVTADGSRTPGSSGSEFNTEHVWPQGFFDSASPMVSDIHHLFPTWQTVNSIRGSLKFAEISDAETDTWLYNGTQSSSIPVSNINLYSEATTTAFEPREDFKGNIARAIFYFWTLYQDNSDVVSEGTNDAFFSDMKETLYEWHAQDPVNADEVARSLRIESIQGNKNPFIHDTTLIRRAYFDTLASPVSDPEAEFSFREISFQLDADNGTKDYSNKLYFHDNGTEDQDGYDGSKLASITPGNPYMYFVQNFGAGEVQLVQDARHLFPDTVQVYSLEVEHADFFGELTISWTDFKNISNLWKLDFIDEDEDSIIAMAEDSTYTFTTSRNFKIKIEPIASQVEISGEAGWRVLSFPVTNASVTEIADDMAVQGIAGGNNATADPNIYINPASDGSAGNGYLSPDDIYSSWGDGLGFLAYFFDNNLNGSTELPLKLDASGQEPASDVNIDISEKFTLIGNPFLSNITLDDIQGNGSGGINGGLKSPLYFYDSNGLNTVNFGTGAVVSTWSGFFIERDDNETTRLTIPMSAQTSDEAEVYYFSKQKNDAYRLIELHLEAPTGQKDISNKLFFSPHSSEQLDAYDGSKMYPFDGTPYLGFLHTNDNSKTELLVQDARAENPIENQKYELAIFDAGISGTYILSWPDFHNIPESWSFIITDYETGETIHMEEGDSYSFQIEARQKKQHVSELKKPVFKSVNTELMPRLGIRLTHSEMVNNEDDGKADRFSLEQNYPNPFNPVTTIKYTLKQAADVSLTIYNVMGQQVEKLVDGRKLAGAYLVSWNAGELASGVYYYRLKAGNQVSIRKMSLIK